GTACAAGAAAACGGGCTTTTTACAACTCGTTAAACCTAAAACAATAATCACTCGTGAAGGGAGTAATCATAAGAATTTGAGATACAGTTTAGGCACACAGCGAGAAACTGAACACAAAGTAAAGAACGAATTAAAACTAAAGTATTCTCGTAAAGACTCGATTAAGGTTGCTATTTGGTTAAATACAATGGCATTAGATGTTGAGGAAATGTGCGAAAATATGCATCCCAAAAGAGAAATGTGGGTTCGATTTATTCGAGCTTTACGTCTAACAGAATACAGTAAGCGAAAGGGATTTGAAAAACTCGCAGAATTAATAGATACTTTTTATAATCAAAGGTATACAGTTACCGCTGGAAGAATTGAATATTATCGATTGAAAGAAATGGATGCGGAACAGACTTTTGTTTTGTTAAAACAACGTCCTGGATTATTTGCCCGTTCTTTATTTTCTAACATGTTGTTCTTTGGTGGAGAAGTTACACTGAATCATTTTGAAGAAGTAGTTCATCAAGTACCTCTGAGATTGCTATTGACTTTACAGATGTATGCTGAAATCTACTTTGATCCAACTGCGAATAGAGTAGTAAAACCATTAGGAGGAGTTAGTAAAATAATTCCAGTGAATCAATTGGTGAAGGTTTTTGATCAAGTTTATTTAGATTCGATGATTGAACAAGTCACTAGGTTTACTATGGCTGAATTAACAAGGCGATACGCCGCGGAAAAAACAACTGCAAAAACAATGTTTATTGATCCAGTTTTATTCCATATTCCTTTAAGTATTGGGGATAGAAGCGATACCGTTCAAGATTTACCAGTTGCTATAATGGGAACAAAATTTCCATTAGAAGAAAAACAAATCCGTTTGTTTATGCAATGGGGCGCTGGTTTAGAAGCCCAACATTTAGATATGGACTTAAGCTGTCATATTGCGTATGAAAATACAGTTCGATTGTGTAGTTATTTTAATTTAACTACTACAGGATGCAAACACAGTGGTGATATTCAGTTTATTCCGAATCGAATAGGAACGGCTGAATATATTAATATAGATGTTGAAACGTTGCAAAAGGCAGGTGCTAAGTATGTTACATTTACTTGTAATGCATATAGTAATGGTGCAATTACACCTAATTTAGTAGTAGGATGGATGGATTCAAAAAATCCGATGAAAGTAACAAAAAGAACAGGAGTTGCTTATGATCCATCGGCTGTGATTCACCAAGTTAGAATAGTGAATAAATTAAATAAAGGGTTGGTTTTTGGCGTGTTAGATGTTCAAAAAGAAGAGATTATCTGGTTGGAATTAGCTTTTGGAGGGCAGAATATAAAAACGTTAGATGCTGATACAGTGATGACCTTATTAAACAAATTAAAAGCAAAAATGAAAATCGGAGATCTCTTACAGATAAAAGCACAGGCACAAGAAATGGAAATTGTCGATTCAAAAGACAAAGCAGATGAGGTTTACGATGAAGGGTGGAGATGGAATGGGAATTAATTAGAAGAAAGAAAAATGAAACAAAATACACAAATAAACGGAAACGATTTAATCGCATTAGGATACCCGGAAACAGCTTTGTTGGGGATTGCATTAAAAATAAATAAAAAGCGAACAGGGTTAACAAAAGTGGAGATGTTGGCCCATTATAAAATGGTTTTAACTCAGGCTGAGGATTATATCAATCACAAAGTGTTTGGAAAGCTAGCTACTGCCATTATCGAAGGGGTTGGACAACACGTAGAGGAAGAGGTGATCCCGTTAAGAGAAGAGGCTGTTGGATATAGTGTCTATGGATCAGATTATATTGAAGAAGGTGCCATTCGACAAATGGAAACAGCAGTGAAATTACCTGTGGCAGTTGCTGGAGCGTTGATGCCTGATGCGCACCAAGGATATGGATTGCCTATCGGAGGAGTATTAGCAACAGAAAATGCCGTTATCCCTTATGGTGTAGGCGTTGATATTGGATGTCGAATGGCGTTGTCTATTTTTGATATCAAGGGAATTGAATTCTACGGAATGGAAGTCTTATTAAAAGAACAATTGGTGAAACACACGAAGTTTGGTGCAGGACATGGATTCCACGGACAATACAAGGCGGAACATGATATTCTGGATCGTGGGGAATTCAATTTGAATCCCTTCATTAAGAATTTACAAGATAAAGCGTGGGAACAGTTGGGGTCTTCTGGTGGAGGAAATCACTTTGTTGAATGGGGATTAATGGAGTTCATGGAACGTGATGAGGTGTTGAATATCGAAAAAGGAACGTATTTAGCTTTGTTAACACACTCAGGATCTCGAGGAATGGGAGCAACGATTGCAGGACGTTATACGCAGATTGCTAAAGAACAATGCAAATTGCCGTATGAAGCAAAGAACTTGGCTTATTTGGATATGAACTCTGAAGCCGGACAAGAATATTGGGCTTTGATGAATCTTGCAGGAGATTATGCATCGGCTTGTCATGAGGTGATTCACGCTAAATTAACCCAAGCCATTGGTGCCGAAGTATTAGCTAAAATTGAAAACCACCATAATTTTGCGTGGAAAGAAATGTACCAAGGAAAAGAGGTGATTGTACACCGTAAAGGAGCTACACCTGCGAGTAAAGGTGTGATGGGAATTATTCCAGGATCGATGACTGCACCCGGATTTTTAGTTCGCGGAAAAGGAGAAGA
The window above is part of the Myroides odoratus DSM 2801 genome. Proteins encoded here:
- a CDS encoding RtcB family protein; amino-acid sequence: MKQNTQINGNDLIALGYPETALLGIALKINKKRTGLTKVEMLAHYKMVLTQAEDYINHKVFGKLATAIIEGVGQHVEEEVIPLREEAVGYSVYGSDYIEEGAIRQMETAVKLPVAVAGALMPDAHQGYGLPIGGVLATENAVIPYGVGVDIGCRMALSIFDIKGIEFYGMEVLLKEQLVKHTKFGAGHGFHGQYKAEHDILDRGEFNLNPFIKNLQDKAWEQLGSSGGGNHFVEWGLMEFMERDEVLNIEKGTYLALLTHSGSRGMGATIAGRYTQIAKEQCKLPYEAKNLAYLDMNSEAGQEYWALMNLAGDYASACHEVIHAKLTQAIGAEVLAKIENHHNFAWKEMYQGKEVIVHRKGATPASKGVMGIIPGSMTAPGFLVRGKGEEEALNSASHGAGRQMSRTQAIKTLKSSDIKAVLSDHGVELIGAGKDEAPMAYKDIHQVMAAQGDLVEVVAMFTPKIVRMADDGSRED